The sequence tgaggattggataggtatagctgagagaatccaataattccaaaaaacctatgcaacaaaatcagaaaataaccataccactgcgaagatcacaaaattttagcccatttcaaaaaaattgaacgaaaaaaggagcaaaaatgagcaagatatggcctttcaaagttgaattgcaaaactgaaaagctcaattgagagggggtcaaaaaatttcaaaaagctgtTGATGTGGCGTTGACGTCAGCAATTCACGACcttaaatttgacggccatatgaccATTGTGAAAACTTCACCTTCCTGCTGACTGGTCattcgtactgtacggactgctgactgggcagtCTGAGTGGTGGATGACGTGGCAGATGACTCAGTGTATGGTAGTtgaccgcgggccagtggccgcctgccacgtggcgggcgcgggtCCGCCTGTTTAGAGGACGCTGGAGAGGAGGGAAGCAGGCTGTCGGAGAAAGCTTTGGCCAGCGGCGGGCTGGGAGCCGAGGCACCAGAGGTGGAGGGAACTGCCGGAGGGACGGAGACTGGCGGGCCGGGAGCCGAGGGAAGCCGGCGGTGGGAGCGAGGTGGCCGACGAGAGAGCGAGGCGGCTGGAGGATGGTCTGGGTAGCCGGTAGCAGGAGACCTAGGCTCTGCAGGAGGTGCACGGCGGCGGCGGCGTGGGAGGTACATAGCGGTAGCAGCGGGTACACATCGGCAGGAGGTACGCATCAGCGTAGGTACACGGCCTGCAACACCTGCAACATGCGTAGGGTACTGCcgagtacgggggggtctgcggacccctaaaacaaccaaaaaaaatttttgattttttttttttttttttcgaaaattttgatTGCCCTttcgaatttttttatttttattttttcgaaaaagaatttttttgaaattttttttcaaaatccgtaggataatagccaaaatggggaaaaaaaatttctcaccaaaataggtcgactttatagttgaaatttatggaaacagcctcctagattcaacggtgatgtccaaatcgctgtatgacgcctccaaaaaatgaagatccccaaatccaaaaattgaagccttccacaatgtctccaaaaaactaatcaatgaagccccaatggctctaataccatgtaggattttgccaagatcaagggcacaatgaaaagcttaaaaggagagacaatagaatgacaagaacaaaactgtattctcatcaatatgcaaatgatcaactagattaaccaatacaatgaatataggcctgcttatataggcaaggccatatggatgtacgagcacacaattatgacatgtggctcaatgagaaacaagggtaggtaagaaatactaggggtaggtaggagaaataatataatattccacaagaggtggatgacccaccgaatgtggagtgtaatagcaaaataagaccacaaaaggtggaatttctcctacaagctctatccctatgtgcacacttccctaagtgtctcaaatccaaactacgaagagatgcattatcctaagttaacttaagtaaagtgtaataatatccaaaatgaatatttatttacaccaacagatgtaattggtcttgggtagttgtaatTTCCATATGGATGCGTGGAGGTTATAATAgccatcatttggtcgaatccaatgggtgtgtgtaagattggaggaaggaaatgaataacagttgaagtttttacacactccacattgttttctgggtatagcagtttgatcattcacatttttctttatgatAATTCATTTGTCCCGTGGgaaatgtattggatatgataatgacgtgagttaactttgttttccctttggttttatttaatttcaattattttaaagcaagttatgcaagatttggtgaaagctgtcaaaaaaaccctccaaattggggtttgtggagagtttcactaaaatattttgattgcaccattgaaaattgttgtaactttggcgTTTGATAGAgggttgaattatatttcaaattaattcagtttaaatgtgattggttaagtattttatgagatatttgatgccctggaCAGACTAGGAATGAAGATTTCTTGTTTTTTTTAATAGTCAAAACAGTCTCGATGCAAAGACTATAATGCTTAACTCCATCgttggattgttctcaattttggaaatggttttagaaacctagtttcCTACAGCCTCACCGAAACGATCTTCAAAATATGCTTGGTTTTGAAggttattaataactgagtacgggtCTATCATAATGTCATTAACtcggacaacataatgcattgtttgggtcttgaataatgtttaaagggttttaaatgatgtgaaagatttgatattggattttttggttgatattaatattttttagatgcctcaaacatatcaaggttgcaaattgatgattatttttgggtcattgagcactctaggattgggactccatggttgatttggggttcttggttgttttttcatgatgctctgcatcgaattggtatcagagcctagcaaAAGATATAGGATAGGAAAGTTGTTTATATTGTGTTTGGTTGCAAGTGTTGGATTCACCTAACTGCAGAGGATTAGGTTGAGTAGAGAACCTGGTTGTGGTTGCCAAAAGAgtagggagagaggaaaaagagactcctaggtgaggcaaaggaagtgtgagtttgtgtggatgcctgaggaacaacttgagttgcagccattggatactccatggatgtgattagttgagaggatgattacctttttTAAGTTGGTAGCAGAagcatgaggataatgagagaatgatgaaaggaagaggcagagataaagatgaagacaaagacaaagtttcagtccaagacacaaaattttcttgcaggttgttTCCAAGGGACTTTGAAAGCTTTCAAGGTCAGTAATATGGTGTAAGAGAACCTAACCCAAATGTAAACTAGGAGGTTAAAGACcatgccatgaatcatttcactcatatttgagtttatatggtcattttaatgtattttgagtcattttgtgaagcattgtaagacattagctcaagatgtgtatttgagtcctaattggGTCTAGGAGGTCAAATTTATATAAACAATTCATGGAAGGGTAAAGAGGATGTAAAATGTttttttgagtccatctaaatgtatttgaagtgcacaggcaaagattaggggtcatatttatcaaaatgccaaaattgtcaattgtgtcaaaaatgttgtcaagcacaaattgcattataaagttgcaaaccaaggatgtaattggtcttgggtagttgtaactgcCATATGGATGTGTGAACATTATAAAAACCATGATTTGGttgaatccaatgggtgtgtgtaagattggaggaaggaaatgaataacatttgaagtttttacacactccacattgttttctgggtatagTAGTttgatcattcacatttttctttatgatAATTCATTTGTCTCCATGGGAAATGTATGGGATATGATAATTGAATTAgttaaatttgttttccctttgttttcatttaatttcaatcattttgaagaaagttatgcaagatttggtgaaaactgtcaaaaaaaccctccaaattagGGTTTGTGGAGTGTccactaaaatattttgattgcaccattggaaattgttaTAAATTTGGTGTTTGATAGAGgtttgaattatatttcaaattagtttagtttcaatgtgattggttaagtattttatgagatatttgatgccctaggcagacTGGGAATGAAGATTTCTTgttttttttaacagtcaaaacggtctcggtgcagagaccataactcttaactccatcattggattgttctcaattttggatatggtttaaGAAACCTAGTTTTTTACAGCTTCACTAAAATGatattcaaaatatgattgggtTTGAAGGTTATTAATAATTGAGTACAGGTCTATCAGActgtcattaactgggacaacataatgcattgtttgggtcttgaataatgtttaaagggttataaatgatgtgaaagatttgatattggatttTTTGGTTGATATTAATCTTTTttagatgcctcaaacatatcaaggttgcaGAATGATGATTatttttgggtcattgagcaccctaggattgagactccatggttgatttggggttcttggttagTTTTTCGtaatgctctgcatcaaattggtatcagagcccagcaaAAGATTTGGGCTAGGAaagttgtttatgttgtgtttggttGTATTTTTTGGATCTACCTAACTTTAGAGGAACACAttgaggagagaacctggttgtggTTGCCAAAAGAGTAGGGAGAGaggtgaggcaaaggaagtgtgagtttgtgtggatgcctgaggaacaccttgagttgcagccattggatattccatggatgtgagtagttgagaggatgattacctttttTATGTTGGTAGCATTAGCATGAGGATAATTAGAGATTgatgaaaggaagaggcagagataaagatgaagacaaagacaaagtttcagtccaagacacaaaattttcttgcaggttgttTCCAAGGGACTTTGAAAGCTTTCAAGGTCAATagtatggtgcaagagaacctAACCAAAATGTACAAAAGGAGATTAAagatcatgccatgaatcatttcactcatatttgagtttatatcatcattttaatgtattttgagtcattttgtgaagcattgcaAGACATtagctcaagatgtgtatttgagccCTAATTGAGTCTAGGAGGTCAAATTTGTATAAACAATTCATGGAAGGGTAAAGAGGATGTAAAATGTttttttgagtccatctaaatgtatttgaagtgcacaggcaaagattaggggtcatatttatcaaaatatcaaaattgtcaattgtgtcaaaaatgttgtcaagcacaaattgcattataaagttgcaaaccaaggatgtaattggtcttgggtagttgtaactgccatatggatgtgtggaggttataaataccatcatttggtcgaatccaatgggtgtgtgtaagattggaggaaggaaatgaataacatttgaagtttttacacactccacattgttttctgggtatagcagtctgatcattcacatttttctttatgatAATTCATTTGTCCCCATGGGAAATGTATGGGATATGATAATTTCATCAgttaaatttgttttccctttggtttcatttaatttcaatcattttgaagcaagttatgcaagatttggtgaaacctgtcaaaaaaaccctccaaattggggtttgtggagagtttcactaaaatattttgattgcaccattggaaattgttgtaaatttggtgtttgatagagggttgaattatatttcaaaataattcagtttcaatgtgattggttaagtattttatgagatatttgatgccctaggcagacTGGGAATGAAGATTTCTTGcttttttttaacagtcaaaacggtctcggtgcagagaccatAACTCTTAACTCCATCATTGGATTATTCttaattttggatatggttttagaaacctagttttttACAGTGTCACTAAAACAATCTTCAAAATATGCTTGGGTTTGAAGGTTATTAATAACAGAGTACGGGTCTATCAGACTTTCATTAACtaggacaacataatgcattgtttgggtcttgaataatgtttaaagggttataaatgatgtgaaagatttgatattggatttgttggttgatattaatcttttttagatgcctcaaacatatcaaggttgcagattgatgattatttttgggtcattgagcaccttAGGATTGAGACTCCATGGTTGATTGGGGgctcttggttggtttttcatgatgctatgCATCAAGATGACTTGGCGGTCCAGGTGGGTCAGATGAAAAACCAAATGTTGACATATGGCGTGAATCAAAGGGTTTTTAACCCAATGACCCGATGTAAGTTATCGGGTATCGGCCAGAGATTGTTATTGCTACCCCCGATGACCCGATGTGAGTTATTGGGTATCGGGGGGAATGGATTCATGTCATCCCATAGGCCCGATAGGAAAGTGGATAGACTAGAGCATGATCATCGGGATAACTTGTTTGGAGATGTCTTGAGGACCTGATGGATGGGCCTAGACAAGGTAAAGGCCGAACATGTCAAGAGGGATCTGACGGTTGGATCGATGATCTGACGATGGCCACTAAGTCGCAACAGAAAGTTGCTTGATGGCTAAAAGCCGTGACTGATGAAGTGGCAAGACAGGTGGAATCTAGGGGGACTCATGAGAAAACCAGATGGTGCCACCTAGCAGAGATGCATGATAGATATCTACGTGGCAAGATTCaaagatttaaaatataatttctgACTGTGGTGAATAGACAAAAAAATAAATGACTGACCTACAGAAAGATTGGTGGCTAAGGGGTTTTATTTTTGCCTGATATATGAGTGTTATATATCAGTGGATGGCTCTCGATCCGAGGAATTTGATTTTTCTGTCTAGTGCAACCCACGACAAGTATTTTTGGGACAGTGACCTCGGGATCTCTATGTTTATTCTTCAGTtagaaagattggattttctacagGCCAAGTGCGGAAGCGGTTAAGTTTTTAACAACCAGAGACCAGGTGGTGGGGCCTGTTTCTAAGCGGATTACTCAGGGAAGTTAAAAATCATGTTAGTTTCCCATGATAAGATGGTTGCCTCTATACTGTAATGGAAACATGTCTGAACTTTAAAGGCCGCGACATGGTGACTAAAGGAAAGGTGCTTAGAAAGGAAACCTCCTGATCTGTTGGCACCAAAGAATTTTAAGTATTCAAAAGAAATGTTGGCAAAGCTATGTAGGTTGCATCCTacattgcttcaagataaaaatgggttggtgagaggtaccCAGGAGATCTACAGGGAGATATGTGAGGAACATAATGGTGCACCGCTCTgtgataagaactcatcaatgctctggcACAATATGATCCACTGACATTATGAAGCTACCAGTTGTTGCAACCATTTTTGGGTAATAGGAGCCTGCCCTTTCAGGCATCTTCCAAATGAATGCctagtgaattaatgaagcatgcaTCCAAGGAagaatgttagatttctccctcaatTGTAATGGCATAAaaatataacttttgcaataaatAACTTTTAGGGTAAGATTATCATTCTAGGtagcctgaagcttgttgcatcctcatttctataaaaggataccaaggctacctagaaaagggacacaaaATTTTGTAACTAAACTCTGGCGAAATTTTAATGCGGGCCTGTTTCTTGGCAATTTCATAGTCAGATATGAAGTACTTGCAACCTTTTGATAGGggaatgaaatatacaatctagaGAATTTAAATCTAGATTTGCATTGTCTCTATGTCACTGTACTGGTGTTTATTTCATTCAAGTAGtcaaggattgcttatttgaatgatttgttaggcatctaatgaagttgttctgAGTCTTTTCTTTAAGGAGGAAAATATAAAATACTTTggacaaagtcattgatatcagtactctTGGTGTGAATTGGATGATGAAGTCTGATGTAGATTAGGACTccgtatatgtcaggcatattcagagttgatagatcagaaacttgtgatttgtgtactagtttctcttgtcattttgcagtctgttgtagatgactctattgcccagataaggcattggtttatgtgttggtttttgttgcattttgtgatcctttttaagaaattcaaatgaatttcccatttaggttagttgtactggtcagtaaggaaagtttgtaggaatttacactggttttctgcaaactagttactatttttgtgagaaaatagtctaaaatgggttcacctgcccaagcttttataagcttaaagtgtaggaggtttcctaaatcTATAACCTCacattgttgtctttatttcaaacttttgatgttctcttccattgcagcacagaggcAATAGTTTTGATTTTTAAAGAGAAGGAATAGAGGTTTTCAAAATGGTGAACAATAGAACCtataatgacataataggtcttattgtgacttaataacatgaccatgtatgcaaaaatatttcacattatatacttgagttcgggccttaagacctatatttatgatatattagggcctattatgtcatgtgataaattaatgacctattatcacataatttaggtcctaatatcacatacataataggtcctaatacttgcataatataggtcttaaggggagtcaagtataatgtgaaatgtttttgcatatgtggtcatgtattaagtcataattaataagacctattatgtcataataggttctaacttatatcatatttaagacctacttaatttcatgtgataggtcctttaatatcacataatatatctgtcttcaGGGactcaagtatattaatgtgaaatttttttgcatacgtggtcagattaagtaataataaggcctattatgtgatattatgacttattatgtgattaaaggtcttaaatatgacataaatttagaacctattatgtcataataggttctatttatatgactagatgtatgcaaaaacatttcacgttatactcaagagtccccttaagacctatattatgcagatattaagacctattacatgtgatattaggaggtctattatgcaataatagacctcttaaatatgacataatagtccacctattatgacataatttttaggtcttactaaatgacttgaaaatttggtttcaaattaaacttggaatttcattgcattaaaaatattctctgtcatcttaaattatgtgcagaatgggCTCAACAAGAAGGGAGTTCTCAAGCGGGAGTCGAGGAaaatgaacctattgaagaacacaatatatttgatgaacatagggaggagcttgcccaagttgaaccaatggaggttgaaggagaggggccaggctccttacctcctaccaccggtatggatgagcatactgtggatctagctaaataggtgaagaaaaatatttcttataaaaatttagatcatttacttgaaatggatgtggatgagttgaaacgtctcagtgaagaagcTAGACATACTAAAGGagatcaatgaataaaagtgcaaaagaaataatgtctcatttatacaatcttgatactacactagaaaaagttcaattgttatcaattgtacttactcgtaaagacttaatagatccactaaaTTTTctggtatagatacaacaagtcaaaagaggaaaacttctcaactacaaaaatgtattgttgataatgttaagaaaggtttggtgaacattggtaaaaaatctcgaacaatagataagaccatttcaagaagagtgatgttgacatctttagtaaatgaaagattgcctccaaaaagacaaatctcttcattttcatctgagtttggttttagtaaaggacaatatcaaaatatgtgaaaaggagaaagagtttggatgatactacctcagaagggaattcgacaattatgtgtagagctcctcgttctcatagaattgaagttgttgttaggaacttcgtgacaagtttttggaatgataatactcatccttcatcaaacaataGAGATGTTATCAAACAAAGGATTGGCCCCGATTGTTATGATCTCCATGAAAAATATTGGTTAGAACAACAAAACAGGAATTGTATGCtttgtttactaaaacaaaacctcatataaagattggacaaaccatgtttgaacggttaaagccatattatgtgaaggtaaacaaagtctgcaaaacttgttgttgtcgttatcacatcaaatttgattTGTACTATCAGCTATTTCAAAATATTAGAGAatatagtgatggttatgaaaatgctcctcctaaacaaacaagttaattcatagcatccatcttatgtgataaatcagatgataatgcaactagtcaaaaaaattgcataaaaggaatttgtggaacatgtagGGAGTTGGCTAAATtgtctttgagagatgaagatactgacatgaggaagatggtaaattgcaagagttacaagtaaaaaaaaattgaaacaaaatttggaaaggaatctacaaggttagattatgtagaagaggaaatacatattggaatatttatggaaaatttttgtaagttgataaaaccatacatatgtcatgggttttttgccaagtggcaagcaaaataatttaaaactattggcatatgatgaaccgacatgttgatatgatgataatgtatgttgtcattgatttcaataagtgcaagtgaaccagtatgcagattggaagaagttggtgaactagtatgaagagatgtagtgaactggtgtctgggtttcactaagtgtgactatcggttggtagtctcagctctagggtttttggtttggcaatctcgcttgtgcgatgcaaccgatggcgttttgtgatgagttagctaagagatgaagatgagatcatgatgccacgtcaactttgtgcatgtgaaggatttccttgaggatcttgcatgtgaagatcgactgcattaaatgtctaccttgggattGAACAttattcttagtggtatgagaagaaagcatgatgagttactgatttctatgtgcggtgaagaatggacgatgcagattgtctagtgatctatttgaaattgtatttctctatgcaaagtgtttggatggtcaggattggaccgcttgtattgtaaacctaaaattcttagggtttagggtttatgttactgacctaattattgtctatagggtcgatgatgtttgttattgtaagttgttggcaaatattgtgtgggTATCTgcgtgatgagatacttgctagaccagagagagaaaactgtagagtgtgattgcagagtagaggaactaaaaaggatttgccttagcatatagtgttgttatcagatcaaagatttacctgttgtcttctaaccatttcaacagaacaaaaatccctttgtcgggtagctttaacaggcttattgtaaatcctctaaccaggtgattaaagttcattgagctcttgaaatcctctagcaaggtaacctttaacagggtatatagccatcccttaaccgggtgatctttaataggatcagttcctagcagaaccttattgtaaagtcttcaaccggactaggctcctaacagagagcttcaaaagagttcaaaaacaatcttgtgggtatcatccccaccatggtttttcccatttgggtttccacatgaaaaatctgtgttatgagttgtgcatttttttttatgtaatgattaagtattctttgtttaagtgattatgcatgcagagctaatgattatggtattgttgacacacCATATGCATacgtttatgggtgaagtagttatcaagtattgaatgtatttgaagggttcagttttactagtttatgttgtctgaagtcttactgtgtttgaccgatattgccatggttaagttcagtaatgaagacaacccattagcattgttttaacttgataagttgccaagaagtttttgtatgtattgattcaccccccccccccctctcaatgccaattagggtatctgttgttcatcattatttatcaaaaatattaagagacactttcccacttggaactattctatccatagtggactttgcaaaaaattactcttttgcacatcaaaaagagattcaatcagagtattacttttcaaagaaaatcactattatggtgcatgtgtgttatcgacatgcacaaatggatttggatggtgtttatagtgtagtcacataaaactgtccattttaattaaatgaatatttgctatttatttgattaaaaatccactagccatcagttaattaaattaatatttaattaattcatcttcaaacattctcctattaattaaataaattattcaatttattttaattaattcattaaaccaaattcacaatcaattaaatgaataaaatctatttatttaattaaatccccctttttcctcttttaaataaattaacatttatttaaatcattaaacccccccccacttacattttcctacaaatgcaacttgcacacacaaattgaaataaattaattttattttaattaaaatcctattttccctcacccaacaaatccacttgcattcctaaacccccttctaaattcttctaaccccttcctaattagcctaatccattccctaattattgtcacattcctaagcaacttggagtcacttctcaaagcaagcatttaatgctttgtgtgttcaacacattaacctccaaagtcttccaaaccattaatggctcttacatgaccattaatggctcttacataaccatttatggctaatTCAtcttgtctcctcaagcatttattgctttgaccatggttatcccttttgcctttgcacaagagtttatccattggataaaaggtttattctttgaataaagagtttattcattcaactaaccttgaccttaactcccaaggtcatgtcaagcatttaatgcttattccctatcctctcaacctatctcacattgacacttgtcatcttgggattgggttgaaacccctcacatggattgaaaatcattcaatcctgacccttgttgagattgctcaatctcaaccatccattgctccatttttcctataaatagagcccatttcttcataatccaaatcttgaaaacttgtatgcatttaatctataggcattttaagagagcattttagcataatcaactaatatcttgtcattttggataaaataaatcattttagtatcaatagtatagtattagctttttattcatatttagagcaaatacctcaaatctcaatcctccataagcatccatagtgcaaaaagttgctgagagctacactagtttggaacttggagaggagaggaacaaaggagaaggagccaagagcatgttaggaggcatttggagatgcctcatcatatttactttcgtagttaaatattctctcatgtttttggcatctcttt is a genomic window of Cryptomeria japonica chromosome 7, Sugi_1.0, whole genome shotgun sequence containing:
- the LOC131856384 gene encoding vegetative cell wall protein gp1-like, producing MYLPRRRRRAPPAEPRSPATGYPDHPPAASLSRRPPRSHRRLPSAPGPPVSVPPAVPSTSGASAPSPPLAKAFSDSLLPSSPASSKQADPRPPRGRRPLARGQLPYTESSATSSTTQTAQSAVRTVRMTSQQEGEVFTMVIWPSNLRS